The proteins below are encoded in one region of Microbacterium pygmaeum:
- a CDS encoding LLM class flavin-dependent oxidoreductase codes for MSIDSGLRERLRLGLAAPVFAAPGIVGLRTPSLEQASWNVVRDAVRTAEALGYDSAWFSDHLFLGRDGAFFESWTAMSVAAGFTDRIRLVNNHLGVGLRDPRVLGKMATSLAAISGGRVDLFLGRGYRESEYRAYGQLWPTDEVRTDRLAEAIDVIGALWPGEPVDFAGEFWSLRDAVAKPTDAPPLVWVGGPLDAETLAVIASRAGGWNSFPLGLGDYRAAAEQVDGACAAIGRDPATVRRSLETQVLVLESDDELDDWIDRWARLREALHGGGHTADEMPPAGAFARESLQRLCRDQFIVGTRDHVVSRIREYRDAGVTDLVCWFMDAPGTGSMTVLAELRSRWEVP; via the coding sequence ATGAGCATTGACAGCGGACTGCGGGAGCGCCTCCGACTCGGGCTCGCCGCGCCCGTCTTCGCGGCGCCGGGCATCGTAGGACTGAGGACGCCATCGCTCGAGCAGGCTTCTTGGAATGTCGTGCGGGACGCAGTGCGGACAGCCGAGGCGCTGGGTTACGACTCAGCCTGGTTCTCGGACCACCTTTTCCTCGGCCGCGACGGCGCCTTTTTCGAGAGCTGGACGGCGATGTCGGTGGCTGCGGGGTTCACCGACCGCATCCGTCTCGTCAACAATCACTTGGGTGTGGGACTGCGTGATCCGCGCGTGCTTGGGAAGATGGCGACTTCGCTCGCTGCGATCTCGGGGGGCCGGGTCGATCTCTTCCTCGGCCGCGGGTACCGCGAGAGCGAGTATCGCGCGTATGGACAGCTGTGGCCCACGGACGAGGTCCGCACAGACCGCCTCGCGGAAGCGATCGACGTCATCGGGGCGCTGTGGCCTGGCGAACCCGTCGACTTCGCGGGCGAGTTCTGGTCGCTGCGGGACGCCGTCGCGAAGCCGACGGATGCGCCCCCGCTGGTGTGGGTAGGCGGGCCATTAGACGCCGAGACGCTTGCCGTCATCGCATCGCGCGCCGGCGGATGGAACAGCTTTCCGCTCGGTCTGGGTGACTACCGCGCCGCCGCCGAGCAGGTCGACGGCGCCTGCGCGGCGATCGGACGTGACCCTGCGACTGTTCGAAGATCGCTCGAGACGCAAGTGCTCGTGCTCGAGAGCGACGATGAGCTGGACGACTGGATCGATCGCTGGGCGAGGCTGCGGGAAGCGTTGCATGGCGGAGGGCACACCGCGGACGAGATGCCCCCAGCGGGAGCCTTCGCGCGGGAGAGCCTGCAGCGCCTGTGCCGCGACCAGTTCATCGTTGGAACCCGTGATCACGTCGTCTCACGCATCCGCGAATACCGGGATGCGGGTGTCACCGACCTGGTCTGCTGGTTCATGGACGCGCCGGGTACGGGCTCCATGACCGTGCTGGCCGAGCTGCGTTCGCGCTGGGAAGTGCCTTGA
- a CDS encoding VOC family protein: MMTDAPFHQVAYVVTDLDESVRHWADVLGVGPWSVWTMGPDVVTEALYHGAPARFGFRHALAWSGSVQIELVEPFEGPSIFDDQLTARGPGLNHIGRLADDHAAASAALVERGFTPLQSASFGASGDGRFAYFGSPNGDSIVELIHPPTRRFTPDYIYPVQEG; this comes from the coding sequence ATGATGACCGACGCGCCGTTCCATCAGGTGGCATACGTCGTGACAGACCTCGACGAATCCGTCCGCCATTGGGCCGACGTGCTCGGCGTCGGTCCGTGGAGTGTGTGGACGATGGGCCCCGATGTGGTCACGGAGGCGCTGTACCACGGGGCACCCGCGCGCTTCGGGTTCCGGCATGCCCTCGCGTGGTCGGGTTCGGTCCAGATCGAACTCGTCGAGCCGTTCGAGGGCCCGAGCATCTTCGATGACCAGCTCACCGCCCGTGGCCCCGGGCTCAACCACATCGGCCGGCTCGCCGACGATCACGCCGCCGCCAGCGCCGCGCTCGTGGAACGCGGCTTCACGCCGCTGCAGAGCGCCTCGTTCGGCGCGAGCGGCGACGGGCGGTTCGCCTACTTCGGGTCACCGAACGGGGATTCGATCGTCGAGCTCATCCACCCGCCGACGCGCCGGTTCACCCCCGACTACATCTACCCCGTGCAGGAAGGCTGA
- a CDS encoding zinc-dependent alcohol dehydrogenase, producing MQALVLEDFGRLTISTVDDPIVGSEDVEVRVIATGICGSDVHGFTGENGRRVRGQVMGHETVGVVHSIGADVERSDLALGTLVTVNPVILPPEDIQTYAGREQHDPWKRVLGVAPELIAAFAERIVVPARNVVVLPESMPVLYGALIEPLAVAVNAVRRVDAGPGDAVIVLGGGPIGQSIVLALQMAGVKKILVTEVMDSRRALLERLNVIVVDPREESVPDAAERIFGRHADVALDAVGLSETLNDALSATRLGGRVCLVGMGSPTLTLDAFRISTAERSIVGSFTYSNDDFRAAAEWMSGAPAAAAELISHSVGMDGAHDAFTGLAAGDGTAGKIMVVLDADRV from the coding sequence ATGCAAGCTCTCGTTCTCGAGGATTTCGGTCGACTCACCATCTCCACCGTGGATGACCCGATCGTGGGCTCGGAAGACGTCGAGGTGCGGGTCATTGCGACCGGCATCTGCGGATCCGATGTGCACGGGTTCACCGGCGAGAACGGTCGTCGCGTGCGCGGTCAGGTGATGGGGCACGAGACGGTCGGCGTCGTGCATTCGATCGGTGCCGACGTCGAGCGCAGCGACCTCGCTCTCGGCACTCTTGTGACGGTGAACCCGGTGATCCTCCCGCCGGAAGACATCCAGACCTATGCAGGCCGCGAGCAGCACGACCCCTGGAAGCGGGTACTGGGTGTCGCGCCCGAACTCATCGCCGCATTCGCCGAGCGCATCGTCGTGCCTGCCCGCAACGTCGTCGTTCTGCCCGAATCGATGCCGGTCCTTTACGGCGCGCTCATCGAGCCGCTCGCGGTCGCCGTCAACGCGGTGCGCCGCGTCGATGCTGGGCCGGGCGACGCCGTCATCGTTCTGGGCGGCGGGCCCATCGGTCAGTCGATCGTCCTGGCCCTGCAGATGGCGGGAGTGAAGAAGATCCTCGTCACCGAGGTCATGGACAGCCGAAGAGCGCTGCTCGAGCGCTTGAACGTGATCGTCGTCGACCCACGCGAAGAGAGCGTGCCCGATGCCGCAGAGCGAATCTTCGGGCGGCACGCCGACGTGGCGCTGGACGCCGTCGGCCTCAGCGAGACTCTCAATGATGCGCTGAGCGCCACGCGCCTGGGCGGCCGCGTCTGCCTGGTCGGTATGGGCTCGCCGACGCTCACTCTCGACGCGTTCCGCATCAGCACCGCGGAGCGTTCGATCGTCGGAAGCTTCACCTACTCGAACGACGACTTCCGCGCCGCCGCCGAGTGGATGTCGGGGGCCCCCGCCGCCGCCGCCGAGCTGATCAGCCATAGCGTGGGCATGGACGGGGCTCACGATGCGTTCACCGGCCTCGCCGCCGGGGACGGCACTGCCGGCAAGATCATGGTGGTGCTGGACGCCGACCGCGTCTGA
- a CDS encoding IclR family transcriptional regulator yields MSVAVSVKSASRALAVLDYLSATGSATFADLSDALSLPKSSASALLGTMHESGWIERDAARRYRVGLRAWQVGHTYRGHDDLVERAKPLMDALARDTGETVQLARLDGLENVYIAISESAHPMRLVSSVGMRLPSHATGIGKALLSQLAPAERAERVSAAPLAQLTTRTVVEPERLLATLSECALSGFALDDEEFVEGCRCVAVPLHTGALGVITAMSITMPLYRSSENWPHDLLPALQRTAQRLQGDLGLEPAITHAR; encoded by the coding sequence ATGAGCGTCGCGGTATCCGTCAAATCCGCCAGCCGAGCGCTGGCCGTCCTCGACTATCTGTCGGCCACCGGATCGGCCACGTTCGCCGACCTGTCCGACGCCCTGTCGCTTCCGAAATCCAGCGCGAGTGCCCTGCTGGGAACGATGCATGAATCGGGCTGGATCGAGCGCGACGCCGCGCGCCGATACCGCGTCGGTCTGCGCGCCTGGCAGGTCGGCCACACGTACCGTGGCCACGACGATCTCGTCGAGCGAGCGAAGCCTCTGATGGATGCACTCGCGCGAGACACCGGCGAGACCGTCCAGTTGGCGCGCCTCGACGGCCTGGAGAATGTCTACATCGCGATCAGCGAGTCCGCCCACCCCATGCGACTCGTGTCCTCGGTGGGCATGCGACTGCCCTCGCACGCGACCGGCATCGGCAAGGCGTTGCTCAGCCAGCTCGCGCCGGCCGAGCGAGCCGAGCGCGTCAGCGCCGCTCCCCTCGCGCAGCTGACGACCCGAACGGTCGTCGAACCCGAACGACTGCTCGCTACGCTCAGCGAGTGCGCGCTGAGCGGATTCGCGCTTGATGATGAGGAGTTCGTCGAGGGATGCCGTTGCGTCGCGGTGCCGCTCCACACCGGCGCGCTGGGTGTTATCACCGCGATGAGCATCACGATGCCGCTGTACCGCTCGAGCGAGAACTGGCCACACGATCTCCTTCCCGCGTTGCAGAGGACGGCGCAGCGACTGCAGGGCGATCTCGGCCTGGAGCCGGCGATCACTCACGCTCGTTGA
- a CDS encoding putative quinol monooxygenase, whose protein sequence is MPSTLIARYYVQPGKTDIVEQALGRMAQAVAADEPACLLYNANVSVDDPNIYCLYEVYEDEDALVAHRETAHFKEIIEGIVVPVLEKREREVYRRILG, encoded by the coding sequence ATGCCCTCCACCCTCATCGCCCGCTACTACGTTCAGCCGGGCAAGACCGACATCGTCGAGCAGGCGCTCGGCCGGATGGCCCAGGCCGTCGCCGCCGACGAACCCGCCTGCCTCCTTTACAACGCCAACGTCTCGGTCGACGACCCGAACATCTACTGCCTGTACGAGGTGTACGAGGACGAGGATGCACTCGTCGCGCATCGCGAGACGGCTCATTTCAAGGAGATCATCGAGGGGATCGTCGTGCCCGTGCTCGAGAAGCGGGAGCGCGAGGTCTACCGCCGGATCCTCGGATGA
- a CDS encoding NAD(P)-dependent oxidoreductase, producing MSGPSLRVGIVCNADTAQLYLSGPDLERLRDFADVDILEMNVPGDTWGRPQHVPELEQALVDFARNRDVLVVCHGSAFVSAAVIDAAPDLRIIGELEGDRFGHRIDMAAARAAGITVVDTTHSSSWPVSEWALALILVGLRQHGRFRDIIAGAQMSHDDYRTEPPARELTGRTVGMIGFGRIAWRLRELLEPFHVRVLAYDPFTPRELADALHVDFAPLERVMACEVVVCLAPATPTTTGMIGARELDLLPRDAVFVNVSRGVVVDRPALEAKAARGDAWFALDAHDPEPVAVDTPLRGMRNVFLSPHVGGMTWEAQPRFFTLMVDELERYVDGAEPRAQLTDRALQGRGSGLA from the coding sequence ATGAGCGGTCCCTCTCTGCGGGTCGGCATCGTCTGCAATGCCGATACGGCGCAGCTGTACCTCAGTGGCCCTGACCTCGAGCGCCTTCGGGACTTCGCCGACGTCGACATCCTGGAAATGAATGTGCCGGGGGACACGTGGGGCAGACCGCAGCACGTGCCCGAGCTCGAGCAGGCGCTCGTCGATTTCGCCCGGAACCGCGATGTGCTGGTCGTCTGCCACGGGTCTGCGTTCGTGAGCGCCGCAGTCATCGACGCAGCCCCCGACCTGCGCATCATCGGCGAACTCGAAGGCGACAGGTTCGGTCACCGCATCGACATGGCGGCCGCGCGCGCCGCCGGCATCACCGTGGTCGACACCACGCACTCCTCGTCGTGGCCGGTCTCGGAGTGGGCACTCGCCCTCATCCTGGTCGGCCTTCGTCAGCACGGCCGGTTCCGCGACATCATCGCCGGCGCGCAGATGAGCCACGACGACTACCGCACCGAGCCGCCCGCGCGCGAACTGACCGGTCGCACCGTCGGAATGATCGGGTTCGGGCGGATCGCGTGGCGGCTGCGGGAGCTGCTCGAGCCGTTCCACGTGCGGGTGCTGGCCTATGACCCGTTCACCCCGCGAGAGCTGGCCGATGCCCTTCATGTCGACTTCGCGCCGCTGGAGCGGGTGATGGCTTGCGAGGTCGTCGTCTGCCTCGCGCCCGCGACACCGACCACGACCGGGATGATCGGCGCGCGCGAGCTGGATCTCCTGCCCCGCGATGCCGTATTCGTCAACGTCTCGCGCGGTGTCGTCGTCGACCGGCCGGCGCTCGAAGCCAAGGCCGCGCGCGGAGATGCGTGGTTCGCCCTGGACGCGCACGACCCGGAGCCGGTCGCCGTCGACACGCCCCTCCGAGGCATGCGCAACGTCTTCCTCTCGCCGCACGTCGGCGGGATGACCTGGGAAGCGCAGCCGCGCTTCTTCACGCTCATGGTGGACGAGCTCGAACGGTACGTCGACGGTGCCGAGCCGCGTGCGCAACTCACCGATCGGGCGCTGCAGGGGCGGGGGAGCGGCCTCGCATGA
- a CDS encoding mandelate racemase/muconate lactonizing enzyme family protein has product MRSAIPIAEVQTFVSGPSVFVRVTTESGVRGIGESTAFAFPLAVVAVVDALRPALVGADALQTTDLWLRMYRALGWRGITLGGAISAIDQALWDIRGRVFEEPVWQLLGGRVRRAVRAMKVLPTGTLEEVVGHARQAQDEGYTAVKVLLHQHDHHTMGHAARISDLVGRMAAIREATGDDLDLGVELHRNMQPGNSIALIRELATYRPLFVEDPIPPDSALSFGEVSAKSDVPMAAGERNTTIYEFREYVEKAGVSFIRPDVGIAGGFTHMTKICALAEAHHQGIIPHAVPSGPVATMAHVHLGIAVPNWEVQEHVDQERDPFTRMVDQVPRVIDGYLHPIDAPGLGMELRDDDLRAGEVAVFPVAPDLRADGSVAIR; this is encoded by the coding sequence GTGCGCTCCGCTATCCCGATCGCAGAGGTCCAGACGTTCGTCTCCGGGCCCTCCGTCTTCGTGCGCGTGACGACCGAGTCCGGCGTGCGCGGCATCGGCGAGTCCACGGCGTTCGCCTTCCCACTCGCTGTCGTCGCGGTGGTCGATGCGCTGCGGCCCGCTCTCGTCGGTGCTGATGCGCTGCAGACGACGGACCTGTGGCTGCGCATGTACCGTGCTCTGGGCTGGCGCGGAATCACGCTCGGCGGCGCGATCAGCGCGATCGATCAGGCGCTCTGGGACATCCGTGGTCGTGTGTTCGAGGAGCCAGTCTGGCAACTGCTCGGCGGCCGCGTCCGCCGGGCAGTGCGCGCAATGAAGGTCCTTCCGACAGGCACCCTCGAGGAGGTCGTCGGGCACGCGCGCCAGGCGCAGGACGAGGGATACACCGCGGTGAAGGTGCTGCTGCATCAGCATGACCACCACACGATGGGCCACGCGGCCCGCATCTCAGATCTCGTCGGGCGGATGGCCGCCATCCGCGAGGCGACCGGCGACGATCTCGACCTCGGAGTGGAGCTGCACCGCAATATGCAGCCCGGTAACTCGATTGCGCTCATCCGCGAGCTGGCTACATACCGCCCTCTGTTCGTCGAAGACCCGATCCCGCCCGACAGCGCCCTTTCCTTCGGTGAAGTCTCGGCCAAGAGCGACGTACCGATGGCCGCCGGCGAGCGCAACACGACGATCTACGAATTCCGCGAGTACGTCGAGAAGGCAGGCGTCTCCTTCATCCGCCCCGATGTCGGCATCGCCGGAGGATTCACGCACATGACGAAGATCTGCGCGCTCGCTGAAGCGCACCATCAGGGGATCATTCCGCACGCCGTCCCCTCGGGCCCCGTCGCGACGATGGCGCACGTGCACCTCGGCATTGCGGTTCCCAACTGGGAGGTGCAGGAGCACGTCGACCAGGAGCGCGATCCGTTCACCCGGATGGTCGACCAGGTGCCGCGAGTGATCGACGGTTATCTGCATCCGATCGACGCCCCCGGCCTCGGAATGGAGCTCCGCGACGATGACCTGCGTGCCGGCGAGGTGGCCGTCTTCCCCGTCGCGCCCGACCTCCGCGCGGACGGATCGGTGGCGATCCGATGA
- a CDS encoding Gfo/Idh/MocA family protein, translating to MTRRTTPLGVALVGAGFMGGRHLLGYAALDAAGYDRITVAAIVDVNPETATARALEVEQLLGNRPAVYTRLEDAFADAAVEAVDIVTDPRTHHTIAAQAFDAGRHVICEKPLALTVSTGRSMVVAAERAGLVLATAENYRRGGSNRLAKAVIDSGALGELFLFREVRVGGDDRVIISPWRHMKRSGSIGLDMSIHYADIIEYLLGPVHTVWGRGFIAEPQRVPAGGGTPIIADGEDSLVVAMRTESGVDVHLAYIPSGRGLAYGERVLHGRNGSLVIPADRTDGDVVLHLADGTRRGAEIADLLGEDFALDAITRAVLGEDGTGGKGAPWAGVDAGHLAIELADFADAVLDGRPPEVDGVGGLRALAIVHAAFESGVLDRAVSVDEVLEGSLHAYQDDIDAQFTEVA from the coding sequence ATGACGAGACGAACGACTCCCTTGGGGGTGGCCCTGGTAGGTGCAGGGTTCATGGGCGGCAGACACCTGCTCGGCTACGCTGCCCTCGACGCGGCCGGCTACGACCGCATCACCGTGGCGGCGATCGTGGACGTCAATCCCGAGACGGCGACCGCGCGGGCTCTGGAGGTCGAGCAGCTGCTCGGCAATCGGCCGGCGGTCTACACGCGGCTCGAAGACGCCTTCGCCGATGCGGCCGTAGAAGCGGTCGACATCGTGACCGATCCGCGCACGCACCACACAATCGCCGCTCAGGCGTTCGACGCGGGGCGTCACGTGATCTGCGAGAAGCCGCTCGCTCTGACCGTCAGCACGGGTCGTTCGATGGTCGTGGCCGCCGAGCGAGCCGGGCTCGTGCTGGCGACCGCGGAAAACTATCGCCGCGGTGGCTCGAACCGGCTGGCCAAGGCCGTCATCGACTCGGGCGCGCTGGGCGAGCTCTTCCTTTTCCGCGAGGTGCGCGTCGGAGGGGATGACAGAGTCATCATCAGCCCTTGGCGGCACATGAAGCGCTCGGGGTCGATCGGCCTGGACATGTCGATCCACTACGCGGACATCATCGAGTACCTGCTCGGGCCCGTGCATACGGTCTGGGGCCGCGGATTCATCGCCGAGCCCCAGCGCGTCCCCGCCGGCGGCGGCACGCCGATCATCGCTGACGGCGAAGACTCACTGGTCGTGGCCATGCGGACCGAATCGGGCGTCGACGTGCACTTGGCGTATATCCCGTCCGGTCGGGGCCTGGCCTACGGCGAGCGGGTGCTGCACGGCCGGAACGGTTCCCTGGTGATCCCTGCCGACCGTACGGACGGGGACGTCGTGCTCCATCTGGCGGACGGCACTCGTCGAGGAGCCGAGATCGCCGACCTGCTCGGAGAGGATTTCGCGCTCGATGCCATCACCCGCGCGGTGCTGGGAGAGGACGGGACCGGCGGAAAGGGCGCGCCGTGGGCGGGGGTGGATGCCGGGCATCTGGCCATCGAACTCGCCGACTTCGCCGATGCGGTGCTCGACGGGCGCCCACCGGAGGTCGACGGCGTGGGGGGACTGCGAGCACTCGCGATCGTGCACGCGGCCTTCGAGTCGGGCGTCCTTGACCGCGCCGTCTCGGTGGACGAAGTGCTCGAGGGATCGCTGCACGCCTACCAGGACGACATCGATGCGCAGTTCACAGAGGTGGCATGA
- a CDS encoding amidohydrolase family protein → MIVDTHCHAWRRWPYDTSVPDPQTRGSVDSLLYEMDRNGVDHAAIVCARIGGGQGGDGFANADNNDDVVAAATLHPDRLTAWVDVDCVWREDHHAPGAAARLRAELERTGARGFTHYVDAQNDGWLRTAEADEFFAVAEQRGVIASLALGPAWFSDLHDVAASHPSLQILLHHMGHPGQGDRRAADVDALLALAACPSIGVKVSGFNYNSLGRAEYPYDDAQALFRQIVKAFGPDRLTWGSDFPASRDDLTYRQSIDVVRVHGADLGEAALAAILGGTAERMLAASRV, encoded by the coding sequence ATGATCGTTGACACGCACTGCCACGCCTGGCGGCGGTGGCCCTATGACACGTCCGTCCCCGATCCGCAGACGCGGGGGAGTGTCGACAGTCTGCTGTACGAGATGGACCGCAACGGCGTCGACCACGCGGCGATCGTCTGCGCCCGGATCGGCGGCGGGCAGGGAGGCGACGGGTTCGCCAACGCCGACAACAACGACGACGTGGTCGCGGCGGCGACGCTCCACCCCGACCGGCTCACCGCATGGGTGGACGTGGACTGCGTGTGGCGAGAAGACCACCATGCTCCCGGCGCCGCTGCGCGGCTGCGCGCCGAGCTCGAGCGCACCGGCGCCCGGGGCTTCACGCACTATGTCGATGCGCAGAACGATGGGTGGCTGCGCACCGCAGAGGCCGACGAGTTCTTCGCGGTCGCCGAGCAGCGCGGCGTGATCGCCTCGCTCGCGCTCGGGCCCGCGTGGTTCTCAGATCTCCACGACGTCGCCGCATCGCACCCGTCGCTGCAGATCCTGCTGCACCACATGGGCCATCCGGGCCAGGGGGATCGACGCGCTGCCGACGTGGACGCGCTCCTCGCGCTGGCCGCGTGTCCGTCGATCGGGGTCAAGGTCTCGGGGTTCAACTACAACTCGCTCGGCCGTGCCGAGTACCCATACGACGACGCTCAGGCGCTCTTCCGGCAGATCGTGAAGGCGTTCGGACCGGATCGGCTCACCTGGGGATCGGACTTCCCGGCATCCCGCGACGACCTCACCTACCGCCAGAGCATCGACGTCGTGCGCGTGCACGGCGCCGACCTCGGCGAAGCCGCCCTGGCCGCGATCCTGGGCGGAACCGCCGAACGGATGCTCGCGGCATCCCGCGTCTGA
- the rhmD gene encoding L-rhamnonate dehydratase codes for MDFLDSDRIVSVRAYVVPGNVQPPAVPDPSLVSEEVYNWQRQKVANPMTKYPEFRDNRTAAIGRNAGGTVIVQVESASGVVGIGTTNGGVVSASIVELHLADVVEGESPYAHERIWDRMFRSTLAYGRKGVVLHAISAVDLAVWDLHGKLTQTPVWSLLGGRTLDAIEVYATGPSAAAIQNLGFWGAKLPLTWGPSEGVDGFRRNIARAEAARAAVGPDYPLFYDCWMALDVDYAARLAAELEPLGFLWIEEPLLPDDYAGHSELRRRMPSTMMLNTGEHEYTAFGHKLLCEAGVDILQPDPNWCGGITELRRIASIAVAFGKRIIPHVGGQYAYHFLASFPQTFVAEFPVMTDDCTEIRTFHTPLLLGEALPVDGRIVLDDSPGFGLMLSEDANLVRPMTRETLAAFA; via the coding sequence GTGGACTTTCTCGACTCCGATCGCATCGTCTCCGTTCGTGCTTACGTCGTCCCGGGGAACGTACAACCACCCGCGGTGCCGGATCCGTCGCTTGTGAGCGAAGAGGTTTACAACTGGCAGCGGCAGAAGGTCGCCAACCCGATGACGAAGTATCCCGAGTTCCGGGACAACCGCACGGCCGCGATCGGCAGGAACGCTGGGGGAACGGTGATCGTGCAGGTTGAGTCGGCCTCGGGAGTCGTCGGGATCGGCACGACCAATGGCGGGGTGGTCTCGGCATCGATCGTCGAGCTGCACCTCGCCGACGTGGTCGAGGGGGAGTCGCCGTACGCTCACGAGCGGATCTGGGACCGGATGTTCCGCAGCACCCTCGCGTACGGCCGGAAAGGCGTCGTCCTGCATGCCATCTCCGCGGTCGACCTGGCCGTCTGGGACCTGCACGGCAAGCTGACGCAGACCCCCGTGTGGTCGCTACTCGGCGGCAGGACGCTGGACGCGATCGAGGTCTACGCGACCGGTCCGAGCGCCGCAGCTATCCAGAACCTCGGCTTCTGGGGTGCGAAGCTGCCGCTCACGTGGGGACCCAGCGAAGGGGTCGACGGCTTCCGTCGCAACATCGCGCGTGCCGAGGCGGCGCGAGCGGCGGTCGGGCCGGATTACCCGCTGTTCTACGACTGCTGGATGGCGCTGGATGTCGATTATGCGGCGCGGCTCGCAGCCGAACTCGAACCGCTTGGGTTCCTCTGGATCGAAGAGCCGTTGCTGCCCGACGACTACGCCGGTCACTCGGAGCTGCGGCGTCGGATGCCCTCGACGATGATGCTCAATACCGGAGAGCACGAGTACACGGCGTTCGGCCACAAACTTCTGTGCGAAGCCGGCGTGGACATCCTTCAGCCTGATCCGAACTGGTGCGGTGGCATCACCGAGCTCCGGCGCATCGCCTCGATCGCCGTCGCCTTCGGCAAACGGATCATTCCGCACGTCGGCGGCCAGTACGCCTACCACTTCCTGGCATCATTTCCGCAGACGTTCGTCGCGGAGTTCCCCGTGATGACGGATGACTGCACCGAGATCCGCACATTCCACACGCCGCTCCTGCTCGGGGAGGCTCTTCCGGTCGACGGTCGCATCGTGCTCGACGACAGCCCTGGCTTCGGTCTCATGCTCAGCGAGGATGCGAATCTGGTGCGCCCCATGACCCGCGAGACCCTCGCCGCGTTCGCATGA
- a CDS encoding Gfo/Idh/MocA family protein: MTRRARIAVLGAGWWSSTVHLPALAGNPRAELVAVCDPNASRARLAASTFGGRPFTDVDDLLARIPLDGVVIATPHTTHFAAAEAALRVGVNVLVEKPLATTASDAWALVELARERSCLLAAGLTYQYAAAAPQIRDAVQTDIGELRSINAEFSSTTLGLFRVVDPEDARLDDAAAPHGTTYSDPETGGGQAHTQMTHLLGGVLWAAGRQAIEVSAFTAHHGLAVDLVDAVAFSLDGGALAAASSTGTTPPGVAPRHRIRFHGTKGMVEWDMLRADAVVHLEGGLMRAIDNPVDSPSYAKGRVTESFVESILDGTPTPAPAFAAAASVALIEATLRSAQERRVLEVSQAPAALFDSLPS; this comes from the coding sequence ATGACCCGCCGCGCGCGCATCGCGGTTCTCGGAGCCGGGTGGTGGTCGAGTACCGTTCATCTGCCGGCGCTGGCAGGCAATCCGCGTGCCGAGCTCGTCGCGGTCTGCGACCCGAATGCATCTCGGGCCCGCCTCGCTGCATCGACCTTCGGTGGGAGGCCGTTCACCGACGTCGATGACCTGCTCGCCCGGATCCCGCTCGACGGGGTGGTCATCGCCACCCCGCACACGACCCACTTCGCAGCCGCAGAGGCCGCACTGCGGGTCGGCGTGAACGTGCTGGTCGAGAAGCCTCTGGCGACGACCGCCTCGGACGCCTGGGCTCTCGTGGAGCTCGCCCGCGAGCGGTCTTGCCTGCTCGCGGCGGGCCTGACCTACCAGTACGCGGCCGCCGCGCCGCAAATCCGCGATGCCGTGCAGACCGACATCGGCGAGTTGCGGAGCATCAACGCCGAGTTCTCGTCGACGACGCTCGGCCTGTTCCGCGTCGTCGATCCCGAGGATGCGCGCCTCGACGATGCTGCGGCCCCGCACGGTACGACCTACTCCGACCCGGAGACCGGCGGCGGTCAGGCTCACACTCAGATGACGCACCTGCTGGGCGGCGTTCTGTGGGCGGCGGGGCGCCAGGCAATCGAGGTGTCGGCGTTCACGGCACACCACGGGTTGGCCGTCGATCTCGTGGATGCCGTCGCCTTCAGTCTTGACGGCGGTGCACTCGCCGCCGCGTCGTCGACGGGCACCACCCCGCCTGGCGTTGCCCCGCGCCATCGCATCAGATTCCACGGCACGAAGGGGATGGTGGAGTGGGACATGCTGCGCGCGGACGCGGTCGTGCATCTGGAGGGCGGACTCATGCGTGCGATCGACAATCCTGTCGACAGCCCCTCATATGCGAAGGGGCGGGTCACCGAATCCTTCGTCGAGTCGATCCTCGACGGGACCCCCACGCCTGCGCCGGCCTTTGCCGCGGCCGCCTCCGTGGCCCTGATCGAAGCGACGCTGCGCTCCGCGCAAGAGCGTCGGGTCCTGGAGGTCAGTCAGGCGCCGGCTGCGCTGTTCGATTCCCTCCCCAGCTGA